The sequence ACACCGCTGTCGGGCTGGTTCGGGCATGCATCGCCGTTCGCGTTCGAGTCCGCCTATCGCCCCGCCGAGGGCGTCGCACGCTGGTTGTGCGGCACGCCGTCGGTCCTGGCGATGAGCGCGCTGGAAGTCGGCGTGGATTTGTTGCTGGAGGCTTCGATGACGCAGCTGCGCGAGAAATCGATCCGGCTGACGCAGTTGTTCGAGCGACGGGTCGACCAGTCGCTCGGCGAGTATGGCTTCGACATCGCCAGCCCGCGCGATCCGGCGCGTCGCGGTTCTCAGTTCAGCCTCCGGCATGAACAGGCTTGGCCGATCATGCAGGCGCTGATCGCCAATGGCGTGATCGGGGATGTTCGTGCGCCGGACGTGCTGCGCTTCGGCTTCACGCCGCTCTATATCGGCTATCGCGAGGTCTGGGATGCCGTGGACATTCTGGGACGGGTGATGCGCGACGGACTCTGGTGTCGGCCTGAATATCAGGAAATGCTCGCCGTGACCTGAGACCGCCGCCCTGGCAATGCTCAGGCGGCCTTCAGTAATCCCTTGGTAAATAGCGGGAGGATCGACAATGGTCGTTGTCGGTGCTGTCTCCTTAAGTTCACATGCCTATCGAGTTCCTGAATCGAATGCTCTCGCTGATTTTCCGTGTTCTTGCGGTCTCGATCCTGCTGTTCTCGCCTTCAATCTGGGCGGCTGATTGCACGGCCAACGCCGCGCCTGGCGATGATCTGCAAGCCGCCATCGACCGCGCAGGCAAGCAGGCCGACCCGGCCACGCTGTGCCTGGCCAGTGGCGAATACCTGCTGGATAATTTCATCAATATCACGCGCGACGGATTCACGTTGCGCGGGCAGGGCGCCGACACGGTGATTCGCCTGCCCGACGGCGCGGAGACTCCGGCGATCGTGGTGGGCGACTATCGCAAGGAGACGCCGGGGCGCCGGATTCATGACGTGACCCTGGAAAAGATGCGCCTGATCGGCAGTGGTCCTGACGGCAGCGAGCTGCACGCCGAATACCCGTATCTGCGCAACAGCGTGGTGGTGGTGCGCGCCGGCGAACGGGTCACCGTGCGCGAGTTGCAGGTCAGCGATTGCCGCAGCGCCTGCATCCTCACCGAATATCACAGCAGTCAGATCACGATCGTCGACAATGTGGTGAGCCACGCGGCCTGGGATGGCATCTCGCTCAACCGCGGCGGCAGGACCGTGATTCGCGGCAACCTGTTGCAGGACAATGTGGCTGCCGGCATCACCACCGAGTTTCTCGAAAACAGCGTGATCGAGGATAACCGCTTCATCGGCAACGGCTCTCACGGCGTCTATCTGGCCGATGCCAACAGCAACACCTTCCGCAACAATCGTTTCGAGGACAATGCCGGCGCCGGCATCTACCTGACCTGCTCGATCCGCTATCGCGATCCGGTGCTGTGCTGGGACAACAGCATGAGCCACGGCAATCGTTTCGAGCACAATGTGTTTCAGGACAACGGCTTCGGCTATCTGATCGGCGTGGACTCGGCGGCGAACTGCAAGCGGCCGGGCTTTGCCGCCAACCTGTCGCGAAATGAAGTATTCCGCGACAGCGAGAACAGCGAACCGGACTGGAACACCTACGGCTATTGTCTGCGCTACGAAGGTTCGCGCACGGAATAGCCGCAGGGTTCCGTCAGGTGGTTCAGGCTCGTGATGCGATCTCGCCTTAACGTTAAGGGCACGGGAAATCAGTCGAAGCTGGAAAAGTCAGGCCGCCGCTTTTCGACAAACGCGGTCATCGCTTCGCGCGCTTCGCCACCGGCGAGCATCGACACGAAGGCATTGGATTCGAGCTGCATGATCGCGGCGATCGCCTCGCCTTGGCCCTGCTTCATCAGGCGCTTGGCTGTGCGCAGCGCATTGGGCGGCTGCGCCACCAGGCGCAGCGCAAGTTGTCGCGCAACGGCTTCGGTTTCGTCAGCGGCGACCACGCGATTGACGAGGCCGAATTCGACGGCACGCGCGCCATCGAAGCGCTCTCCGAGCATCAACAGTTCCGCCGCCTGGCGGTGCCCCAGCAGTTGCGGGAACAGCATGCTGGAGCCGGCTTCCGGACACACGCCGATATTGACGAACGGCATCTGGAACACGGCGTTGTCGCCGGCGATGACGAAGTCGCAATGCAGCAGCATCGTGGTGCCGACGCCGATCGCGATTCCGTTGACGGCCGCCACCACCGGCTTCGGGTTGTTGATCAGCGCTTTCAGAAAGCGCCATACCGGGGCATCCTCGCCAACCGGCGGATGCTTCAGGAAATCCTGCAGGTCGTTGCCGCTGGAAAAGATCTCCGCATGCCCGGCCAGTACGATGACACGGACCTCGCGGTCTTCGGCGGCGG is a genomic window of Gammaproteobacteria bacterium containing:
- a CDS encoding right-handed parallel beta-helix repeat-containing protein; translated protein: MLSLIFRVLAVSILLFSPSIWAADCTANAAPGDDLQAAIDRAGKQADPATLCLASGEYLLDNFINITRDGFTLRGQGADTVIRLPDGAETPAIVVGDYRKETPGRRIHDVTLEKMRLIGSGPDGSELHAEYPYLRNSVVVVRAGERVTVRELQVSDCRSACILTEYHSSQITIVDNVVSHAAWDGISLNRGGRTVIRGNLLQDNVAAGITTEFLENSVIEDNRFIGNGSHGVYLADANSNTFRNNRFEDNAGAGIYLTCSIRYRDPVLCWDNSMSHGNRFEHNVFQDNGFGYLIGVDSAANCKRPGFAANLSRNEVFRDSENSEPDWNTYGYCLRYEGSRTE
- a CDS encoding enoyl-CoA hydratase; its protein translation is MNETEQSEILSEQSDRICTIRINRPGKKNALTNAMYTALGDAVLTAAEDREVRVIVLAGHAEIFSSGNDLQDFLKHPPVGEDAPVWRFLKALINNPKPVVAAVNGIAIGVGTTMLLHCDFVIAGDNAVFQMPFVNIGVCPEAGSSMLFPQLLGHRQAAELLMLGERFDGARAVEFGLVNRVVAADETEAVARQLALRLVAQPPNALRTAKRLMKQGQGEAIAAIMQLESNAFVSMLAGGEAREAMTAFVEKRRPDFSSFD